CTTATTTCCCTGCCTTTGCGGTATATGCATACAACAGTGGAAATGGTTTCCAAGGAAGATGTAGGAAATGTAATCAAGCTTATTTATGAAACACTGCTGAGCATCCAGCCGGAAATGAAACTGAAGTATCATTAAAGATTATGAGAGGTCAGACAGCAGATACAAGACTTGATGATTGACATTAATAATTTTAATTCTGAAATCTGATATCTCTTATCTTAAAATCTTATAAAAAGTAAAAATGAAAACAAAGCTTATTGCTCCTTCCCTTTTAGCCGCAGACTTCGGGAACCTGCAGAGAGATATTGAAATGGTGAACAACTCTCAGGCCGACTGGTTCCATATCGACATTATGGACGGCAGGTTTGTTCCCAATATCTCATTCGGTTTTCCGGTGATGAAAACCGTTCAGCAGCATGCCAAAAAGTTTGTGGACGTACACCTGATGATCGTAGAGCCTGACAAGTATGTTGAGGAACTCATCAACCACGGCGCAGACCTGGTTTCTGTTCATTATGAAGCCTGTACGCACCTTCACAGGACCATCCACCATATCCAGAGCCTGGGCGCGAAGGCAGGTGTTGTCCTAAACCCTTCCACCCCGGTGCTGATGCTGGAAGATATTATTGCCGATCTGGACCTCGTGTTGCTGATGAGCGTAAACCCCGGATTCGGAGGCCAGAAATTCATAGAGAACACCTATAAAAAAATTGCTGAAACCAAAGATTTAATTTTAAGCAACAATTCCACCGCCCTGATTGAAATTGACGGCGGCGTAAACCTTGACAATGCCGCTAAATTATTTGATGCCGGTGCCGATGTCCTGGTTGCGGGAAATGCTGTCTTCTCTGCGGAAAGTCCGGAAAGGACTATCGAACTGCTGAAGATTTAATTTTTGGATCTGTTAACCGGATTTATTTGTCAATCAATTCTGTTATACTACATAAAAAGGCAGCTAAAAAATTTAGCTGCCTTATTCTTTCTGGAAATCTGAGCGTTTAA
The sequence above is a segment of the Chryseobacterium sp. JJR-5R genome. Coding sequences within it:
- the rpe gene encoding ribulose-phosphate 3-epimerase; this encodes MKTKLIAPSLLAADFGNLQRDIEMVNNSQADWFHIDIMDGRFVPNISFGFPVMKTVQQHAKKFVDVHLMIVEPDKYVEELINHGADLVSVHYEACTHLHRTIHHIQSLGAKAGVVLNPSTPVLMLEDIIADLDLVLLMSVNPGFGGQKFIENTYKKIAETKDLILSNNSTALIEIDGGVNLDNAAKLFDAGADVLVAGNAVFSAESPERTIELLKI